The following are from one region of the Nostoc cf. commune SO-36 genome:
- a CDS encoding HNH endonuclease has translation MSSDRFTIDHIMPQSLGGSDELDNLAVFLSSL, from the coding sequence TTGAGTTCAGACCGTTTTACCATTGACCATATCATGCCGCAGTCTTTGGGTGGCTCTGATGAATTGGATAATTTGGCTGTCTTCTTGTCATCGCTGTAA
- a CDS encoding DUF4365 domain-containing protein, with translation MDINQKKEQFGISYIRAIAAVAGYSLYRPEVDNDSVDLGIVSRGGTGKILSPRLELQLKCTSRGILDESYIKYPLNLKNYNDLKINALVPRILVVVLVSEKITDWIKQTESELCLRNCAYWVSLRGMPDTENTTNVTIEVPRSNQFTPDALQAIIQRISFGDLP, from the coding sequence ATGGATATTAACCAAAAAAAAGAACAATTTGGCATCAGCTATATTAGAGCGATCGCCGCCGTTGCAGGTTATTCTTTATATAGACCAGAAGTTGATAACGACAGTGTAGATTTAGGCATAGTCAGTAGAGGTGGTACAGGTAAAATCCTTTCCCCTAGACTGGAACTACAACTAAAATGTACATCTAGAGGTATTCTGGATGAGAGCTATATTAAATATCCCCTCAATCTCAAAAATTATAACGATTTAAAAATCAATGCCCTTGTCCCTCGGATTTTAGTAGTCGTTTTAGTTTCTGAAAAAATAACAGACTGGATAAAACAAACAGAATCCGAACTGTGTCTAAGAAATTGTGCTTACTGGGTATCCTTGCGCGGAATGCCAGACACCGAAAATACAACCAATGTTACTATTGAAGTACCCCGTAGTAATCAGTTTACGCCAGATGCACTCCAAGCCATCATTCAACGCATTAGTTTTGGAGATTTGCCATGA
- a CDS encoding glycerol-3-phosphate acyltransferase, whose amino-acid sequence MFEPWGVLVLLIVCPLLGGLPLIAWITYALTRKQLSQVGTRNISVSAAFYHGGKFVGILAVLSEAFKGVAAVLLSRVFFPEGSSWELVALIALVIGRYWIGRGAGTTNVVWGFVVHDPLVAIFVSFFAGISFTILQSKRVVKFGVLLLFPLFVALLHLSDIPRMLASVTLAGLMFWIYTKIPDDMNLPAQDAQTESQAMLEFLRGDVYDGLRQRTVVSLDEELDAAIVGEKAATLSQIKRWGYSVPKGWVLAPIENPELLTFLQPSELSPLVVRSSAIGEDSEHASAAGQYETVLNVTNSEALQQAIAQVQASYNHPYAVQYRRDRGLNDTAMAVLIQQQVQSVYSGVAFSRDPITQQGDAIIIEALPGSPTQVVSGKVTPEQYRAFVLETENSYSVQLEGEGRVPQALIKQVAYLASRLEKRYHGTPQDIEWSYDGQTLWVLQSRPITTLLPIWTRKIAAEVIPGVIHPLTWSINRPLTCGVWGEFFTLVLGDRALGLDFTETATLHYSRAYFNASLLGDIFIRMGLPPESLEFLTRGAKLSKPSLQSTWENLPGLGRLLKRELSLEKDFKRDYQKRFIPGLSQLAQEDTDNLEPSKLLARIDFILELLHRGTYYSILAPLSAALRQAIFRVKDGQIDNSVTPEVAALRSLSAIATDAKQILVEFEPQQVFEQLKQTPEGEKILQAFDELLQDYGYLSEVGTDISVPTWRENPQMIKQMFVQLMQGNEPQAGAKDAINSIFAGKRKRSFVQQRVDIKGRVTEVYSRLLAELRWSFVALEKIWLNSGLLNKTGDIFFLNFDEVRRLVGGEDFSLIELVELRRSQFFQYSEIIQVPLLVYGNTPPHPLAPSPLYSDQILQGIGASQGQAEGRVKVLRNLQDVPEIDRDTILVVPYTDSGWAPLLLRAGGLIAEAGGRLSHGAIIAREYGIPAVMDVHGATWLLQDGQRVRIDGSRGIVELSNDLRPE is encoded by the coding sequence ATGTTTGAACCTTGGGGTGTCTTAGTTCTTTTAATTGTCTGCCCCCTCTTGGGCGGATTACCCCTGATTGCATGGATAACTTACGCGCTGACGCGGAAACAGTTATCACAAGTTGGCACAAGAAACATCAGCGTATCGGCTGCCTTTTATCATGGCGGCAAATTTGTCGGAATTCTGGCAGTCTTGTCAGAAGCCTTTAAAGGAGTTGCGGCAGTTTTACTCAGCCGCGTTTTCTTCCCAGAAGGATCGTCTTGGGAATTGGTTGCGCTGATCGCTCTGGTAATCGGTAGATATTGGATAGGCAGAGGGGCAGGTACGACAAATGTTGTTTGGGGATTTGTCGTACATGATCCATTGGTTGCAATCTTTGTATCTTTCTTTGCAGGTATTAGTTTTACAATTCTCCAATCAAAACGGGTAGTCAAATTTGGGGTTTTGCTTCTTTTTCCTCTATTTGTGGCACTTTTGCACCTAAGCGATATTCCCCGGATGCTTGCTTCTGTCACCTTAGCTGGTTTAATGTTTTGGATTTACACCAAAATTCCTGATGACATGAACCTACCAGCCCAAGATGCACAAACAGAATCGCAAGCGATGTTGGAATTTTTACGAGGCGATGTCTACGACGGGCTACGCCAACGCACAGTGGTTTCTTTAGATGAAGAGTTGGATGCTGCCATTGTCGGCGAAAAGGCAGCTACATTATCTCAAATTAAGCGCTGGGGTTATTCAGTGCCGAAGGGATGGGTATTAGCACCAATCGAGAATCCTGAACTGTTGACATTTCTTCAGCCATCAGAATTATCCCCCTTGGTGGTGCGTTCCTCCGCTATTGGAGAAGACTCAGAACACGCTTCTGCTGCTGGACAGTATGAAACAGTTTTAAATGTTACTAACTCAGAGGCATTGCAGCAAGCGATCGCTCAAGTTCAAGCTTCCTACAATCATCCTTATGCTGTGCAATATCGGCGCGATCGCGGCTTGAATGATACAGCAATGGCTGTGTTGATTCAACAACAAGTCCAGAGTGTATATTCTGGTGTCGCTTTCAGTCGCGATCCCATTACCCAACAAGGTGATGCAATCATCATTGAAGCCCTTCCCGGCAGCCCGACGCAAGTCGTTTCGGGAAAAGTTACACCAGAACAATATCGCGCTTTTGTCCTAGAAACAGAAAATTCTTACTCTGTACAATTAGAAGGTGAAGGACGAGTACCACAAGCATTAATCAAGCAAGTTGCATACTTAGCTTCCCGACTCGAAAAACGTTATCATGGCACTCCTCAAGATATCGAGTGGAGTTATGACGGTCAAACGCTTTGGGTATTGCAATCTCGACCGATTACCACACTGCTACCCATCTGGACACGTAAAATCGCCGCCGAAGTGATCCCCGGAGTCATTCACCCTTTAACATGGTCGATTAATCGTCCCTTAACTTGTGGAGTTTGGGGAGAATTTTTTACTTTAGTTTTAGGCGATCGCGCTTTGGGGCTAGATTTCACCGAGACAGCAACTCTGCATTATTCCAGAGCCTACTTTAATGCATCCCTCTTAGGAGATATTTTTATCCGCATGGGATTGCCGCCGGAAAGTCTGGAATTTTTAACCAGAGGAGCTAAATTAAGTAAACCGTCCTTGCAGTCAACCTGGGAAAATTTGCCGGGATTAGGGAGGTTGCTGAAGCGGGAATTAAGTTTAGAAAAAGACTTTAAGCGGGATTATCAGAAACGCTTCATTCCTGGGTTGTCGCAATTGGCACAGGAAGATACAGATAACTTGGAACCATCAAAGCTGCTGGCAAGAATTGATTTTATTCTGGAGTTGCTGCATCGAGGAACGTATTACAGCATTTTAGCTCCCTTGAGTGCTGCCTTAAGACAAGCGATTTTTCGGGTAAAAGATGGCCAAATTGATAATAGTGTAACCCCAGAAGTAGCAGCATTGCGATCGCTCAGTGCCATAGCGACAGATGCCAAGCAAATATTAGTTGAGTTTGAGCCACAGCAGGTATTTGAGCAATTAAAGCAAACCCCAGAAGGAGAAAAGATCCTGCAAGCATTTGATGAATTGCTTCAGGATTACGGCTATTTAAGTGAAGTGGGAACCGATATCTCCGTCCCCACCTGGCGGGAAAATCCCCAGATGATCAAGCAGATGTTTGTGCAGTTAATGCAGGGTAACGAACCACAAGCAGGCGCTAAAGACGCAATTAATAGCATCTTTGCTGGTAAACGCAAACGCTCGTTTGTGCAACAGCGTGTAGATATCAAAGGGCGAGTCACCGAAGTTTATTCGCGGCTGTTAGCTGAATTGCGTTGGAGTTTTGTGGCTTTAGAGAAGATTTGGTTAAACTCTGGTTTACTCAACAAAACAGGAGATATCTTTTTTCTCAACTTTGATGAAGTGCGGCGTTTAGTTGGGGGTGAAGATTTCAGCTTAATTGAGTTAGTGGAATTGAGGCGATCGCAATTTTTCCAATATAGTGAGATTATTCAAGTACCTCTTTTAGTTTACGGCAATACACCTCCTCACCCCTTAGCTCCCTCTCCTCTCTACTCTGACCAAATTTTACAAGGTATCGGAGCTAGCCAGGGGCAAGCCGAAGGTAGAGTAAAAGTGTTGCGAAATTTACAAGATGTGCCAGAGATTGACCGAGATACGATTCTGGTAGTGCCTTACACAGATTCCGGTTGGGCGCCATTGTTATTGAGGGCTGGGGGATTAATTGCCGAAGCTGGTGGAAGGCTTTCTCACGGTGCGATCATTGCTCGTGAATATGGAATACCCGCAGTCATGGATGTTCACGGTGCTACATGGCTTTTGCAAGATGGTCAACGGGTACGAATTGATGGGTCTAGGGGTATTGTGGAACTATCTAACGATTTAAGACCAGAATGA
- a CDS encoding cupin domain-containing protein, with protein sequence MITTSLKNLVEESVSHNPEIKKKVMLRFGDLPHLTNFSQARFAPGQTAPAHAHQDMCEVFFVEAGSGVIHIDGKKYPLLPGNCVAIEVGEVHEIVNSGSTELILTYFGLRV encoded by the coding sequence ATGATTACCACTTCTCTGAAAAACTTAGTAGAAGAGTCTGTTTCTCACAATCCCGAAATCAAGAAAAAGGTAATGCTACGCTTTGGCGACTTACCTCATCTAACTAACTTTTCTCAAGCCCGTTTTGCGCCCGGACAAACCGCACCAGCACACGCGCATCAAGATATGTGTGAAGTATTCTTTGTAGAAGCTGGTTCGGGCGTAATTCACATTGATGGTAAAAAGTACCCACTACTACCGGGAAATTGCGTAGCAATAGAAGTAGGAGAAGTACATGAAATTGTCAATAGTGGCTCAACTGAGCTTATTTTGACATATTTTGGTTTGCGAGTATAA
- a CDS encoding aminotransferase class I/II-fold pyridoxal phosphate-dependent enzyme, whose product MTYLSTFSKTLMPGLRVGYMVVTGKHYQGIIERKLLHDLHTSSISQTIVSEYLASGHYRRHLSRLRADNLQSRNTMLQALERYFPEEIRWTVPTGGLFLWVQLPDDIPIGTIRKEAFAQNIYLACGSAFFPDKQGYPAMRLTFCLPPEEIEQGISIVGKLLKKYISRGCVDTARLVTRHRISNYQPLVHSS is encoded by the coding sequence GTGACTTACTTAAGCACTTTTTCTAAAACTTTAATGCCTGGTTTGCGTGTGGGCTATATGGTAGTTACAGGTAAGCATTATCAAGGAATTATTGAGCGAAAGTTGCTTCATGACTTGCACACATCAAGTATTTCGCAAACAATAGTTAGCGAATATCTCGCTTCAGGACATTATCGCCGTCACCTCAGCCGACTTCGCGCAGATAATCTACAAAGTCGCAATACCATGCTGCAAGCTTTGGAGCGTTATTTTCCTGAAGAAATCCGGTGGACAGTTCCCACAGGAGGATTATTTTTATGGGTACAGTTACCAGATGATATTCCGATTGGGACAATTCGTAAGGAAGCCTTTGCACAAAATATTTACCTAGCGTGCGGTTCGGCGTTTTTCCCCGATAAGCAGGGTTATCCAGCAATGCGTTTAACTTTTTGTCTCCCACCAGAGGAGATTGAGCAAGGTATCTCAATTGTGGGTAAGTTGCTGAAAAAGTATATTTCCAGAGGATGCGTAGATACTGCACGACTTGTTACTAGACATCGCATATCTAATTATCAACCGCTTGTTCACAGTTCATAG
- a CDS encoding aminotransferase-like domain-containing protein, whose amino-acid sequence MKILLERQSHKPIYLQIRDRISSLIKSGALKSGDRLPSIRSLAESLQVNKLTIIEAYNVLEADGIVSARQGSGYFVNSVSLKSANLESTFAPAQNVIITKPGKCSFYEMYTPLVQAQTQPGMINFGYGYPRPPKDINLIARRALKQEDADIFFPHEMPQGQLTLCRQIAQMLVHQGLEVFPENLIITNGSQQGLSLAMNYYVQSGDWVIVEAPTYYGAISILENLGAKIIGIPMTAEGMNLDLLEKYLHSHRPKLIYTISTFHNPTGLTTTQTHRQQLLALAEKYECPILEDNAYEGINFDAVPAPIKL is encoded by the coding sequence ATGAAAATTTTGTTAGAACGACAGTCCCACAAGCCGATTTATTTACAAATCCGCGATCGCATCAGTAGTCTAATTAAATCTGGCGCACTCAAAAGTGGCGATCGCTTACCTTCTATCCGCTCTCTGGCAGAGAGTTTACAAGTTAATAAACTCACGATTATTGAAGCATATAACGTTTTAGAAGCAGATGGAATTGTTTCTGCTCGTCAGGGTTCAGGATATTTTGTTAACAGCGTTTCTCTGAAGAGTGCCAACTTAGAATCTACATTTGCCCCAGCCCAAAATGTCATAATTACAAAACCAGGGAAGTGTTCTTTTTATGAGATGTATACTCCCCTAGTGCAAGCACAAACACAGCCAGGAATGATTAATTTTGGGTACGGTTATCCTCGTCCACCAAAAGATATCAACCTCATTGCTAGACGAGCATTAAAACAAGAAGATGCTGATATTTTTTTTCCTCACGAAATGCCTCAAGGACAACTAACTCTGTGCAGACAAATTGCCCAGATGCTAGTACATCAAGGATTAGAGGTTTTTCCAGAAAATTTAATTATTACTAATGGCTCTCAGCAAGGGTTGTCATTAGCGATGAATTATTATGTCCAATCTGGTGATTGGGTGATTGTAGAAGCCCCTACTTATTATGGTGCAATTTCTATTTTAGAAAACTTAGGAGCTAAGATTATTGGCATTCCTATGACTGCGGAGGGAATGAATTTAGATTTATTAGAGAAATATTTACACAGCCACCGCCCAAAATTAATTTATACAATTAGTACTTTTCACAATCCTACGGGATTGACAACAACACAAACTCATCGTCAGCAATTATTAGCCTTAGCTGAAAAATATGAGTGCCCAATTTTGGAAGATAATGCTTACGAAGGAATAAATTTCGATGCTGTACCAGCGCCAATTAAGCTTTAG
- a CDS encoding type II secretion system protein has translation MKKIKVLVIAGILGTIIWGSFFAKIASSQQVDSRINNLEADLNRVESRLNQIESQLGRTGQSPSPRTTLTPRTGSRGNSSQQNPMFDRLATLVIELKQQVNKLEERVSKMESR, from the coding sequence ATGAAAAAAATCAAGGTGCTAGTAATCGCCGGGATTTTAGGAACAATTATCTGGGGCAGTTTTTTTGCCAAAATTGCCTCATCACAGCAAGTTGATTCCCGCATCAACAACCTAGAAGCGGACTTAAATCGTGTCGAGTCGCGGTTAAATCAAATAGAGTCTCAACTAGGTAGAACCGGCCAGTCTCCATCCCCAAGGACAACACTTACCCCACGAACGGGTTCTAGAGGCAATTCATCACAGCAAAATCCGATGTTTGATCGGCTGGCAACTTTAGTGATTGAATTGAAGCAACAAGTTAATAAATTAGAGGAGCGAGTTTCTAAGATGGAATCACGCTAA
- a CDS encoding CIA30 family protein: MTDKNRSQWDLGRFIETLTYFEVIPFLNWVQQLIQGRPKDNEDRPNGGGNVGVILVAGATGGVGKRVVQRSLERGYNVRALVRDIDKARSILGNDIDLVVADITQPETLTPLVMADIQAVVCCTAVRVQPVEGDTADRAKYYQGVKFYQPEIVGDTPENVEYQGVKNLVQAAAKYLPQANEKLIFDFTKPSAELRDNWGALDDVVMGGVSASNIQLVENTALFAGNVSTANSGGFASVRTKNFDPPFDLSGYKGVKLRVKGDGQRYKIFLRTDTKWDGIGYSYSFDTVANSWIDIYIPFADLIPVFRAKVVKDAPPIEQSRICSFQLMLSKFEYDGALNPKFSPGGFALQLESIKAYDGTTLPQFILVSSAGVTRPGRPGINLDEEPPAVKLNDQLGGILTWKLKGEDSLRESGIPYTIIRPCALTEDVGGKELIFEQGDNIRGKISREDVAELCVQALKIEKASNVTFEVKQGENTVNSIDWQSLFSNLQPDKK; this comes from the coding sequence ATGACTGATAAAAATCGTTCTCAATGGGACTTAGGCAGGTTTATTGAAACCCTGACTTACTTTGAGGTAATTCCTTTCCTTAACTGGGTACAGCAGTTAATCCAAGGCCGTCCTAAGGATAATGAAGATAGACCCAATGGAGGAGGAAACGTGGGTGTAATTTTAGTAGCTGGTGCAACAGGCGGTGTAGGTAAACGAGTAGTACAGCGATCGCTCGAACGAGGTTATAATGTCCGCGCCCTAGTTCGAGATATTGACAAAGCGCGGTCAATTCTTGGTAATGATATAGATTTAGTAGTTGCGGATATTACGCAACCAGAAACTTTAACTCCTTTAGTTATGGCTGATATCCAAGCTGTAGTTTGTTGTACAGCAGTGCGTGTACAACCAGTTGAGGGAGACACAGCAGATAGAGCCAAATATTATCAAGGTGTTAAATTTTACCAACCAGAAATTGTTGGCGACACCCCCGAAAATGTAGAATATCAAGGTGTCAAAAACTTAGTCCAAGCGGCTGCAAAATACTTACCCCAAGCAAACGAAAAACTAATATTTGATTTCACCAAGCCATCAGCAGAATTAAGAGATAACTGGGGGGCGTTGGATGATGTCGTTATGGGTGGCGTAAGTGCTAGTAATATCCAATTAGTAGAAAATACAGCTTTATTTGCTGGTAATGTCTCCACTGCTAACTCTGGCGGATTTGCTTCTGTCAGAACTAAAAATTTTGATCCACCCTTCGACTTATCTGGTTACAAAGGTGTGAAATTGCGCGTCAAAGGTGACGGTCAGCGTTATAAAATATTTCTGCGGACAGATACAAAATGGGATGGTATTGGCTATAGCTATTCTTTTGACACCGTAGCTAATAGCTGGATAGATATTTATATTCCCTTTGCAGATTTGATTCCGGTATTTCGGGCAAAAGTTGTTAAAGATGCGCCGCCAATTGAGCAGAGTAGAATTTGTTCATTCCAACTGATGTTGAGCAAATTTGAATACGATGGCGCTTTAAATCCCAAATTTTCTCCTGGTGGTTTTGCTTTGCAGTTGGAATCAATTAAAGCTTATGACGGAACAACTTTACCACAATTTATCCTTGTCAGTTCTGCGGGCGTGACTCGTCCCGGTCGTCCTGGCATTAATTTAGATGAAGAACCGCCAGCAGTCAAATTAAACGATCAATTGGGAGGAATTTTGACTTGGAAGTTGAAGGGAGAAGATAGTTTAAGAGAAAGCGGAATTCCATATACGATTATTAGACCTTGCGCTTTAACTGAAGATGTCGGTGGTAAGGAATTAATATTTGAGCAAGGCGATAATATTAGAGGCAAAATCAGCCGTGAGGATGTGGCAGAACTTTGCGTGCAAGCGCTAAAAATAGAAAAAGCGTCTAATGTCACCTTTGAGGTTAAACAGGGAGAAAATACTGTCAACTCTATCGATTGGCAGAGTTTATTTTCTAACTTACAACCAGATAAAAAGTGA
- the bchM gene encoding magnesium protoporphyrin IX methyltransferase, translated as MNAADDKTIVREYFNSTGFDRWKRIYGDGEVNKVQLDIRNGHQQTVDTVLGWLKADNNLPQLSICDAGCGVGSLSIPLAVDGAKVYATDISEKMVEEGKDRAKQTLGNEENPTFAVQDLESLSGNYHTVICLDVLIHYPQEKADEMISHLCSLAQSRIILSFAPKTCALSILKKIGSFFPGPSKATRAYLHREADVVRILESNGFSLQRQAMTKTRFYFSRLLEATRN; from the coding sequence ATGAACGCAGCCGACGACAAAACTATTGTTCGCGAGTATTTCAATTCCACAGGGTTTGACCGTTGGAAGCGAATCTACGGTGATGGCGAAGTCAACAAAGTCCAACTAGACATCCGCAATGGACACCAGCAAACCGTGGATACGGTTCTTGGCTGGCTGAAGGCTGATAACAATTTACCACAGCTATCCATCTGTGATGCTGGATGTGGTGTTGGTAGTCTCAGCATCCCCCTAGCTGTAGATGGTGCTAAAGTCTATGCCACCGATATTTCGGAAAAAATGGTGGAAGAAGGCAAAGATAGAGCGAAGCAAACTTTGGGAAATGAGGAAAATCCCACTTTTGCTGTGCAGGATTTGGAATCGTTAAGTGGTAATTACCATACTGTTATTTGCTTAGATGTTCTTATCCACTACCCCCAAGAAAAAGCTGATGAGATGATTTCTCATCTCTGTTCTTTGGCACAGTCGCGGATAATTCTCAGTTTTGCGCCGAAAACCTGCGCCCTGAGTATACTCAAGAAAATTGGCAGCTTCTTTCCTGGCCCAAGTAAAGCGACTCGTGCATATTTGCACCGTGAGGCTGATGTGGTGAGAATCTTGGAAAGTAATGGTTTTTCTTTGCAACGACAGGCGATGACAAAGACTCGCTTTTATTTTTCCCGTCTACTGGAAGCAACACGTAATTAA
- a CDS encoding cation:proton antiporter domain-containing protein, which translates to MALNALTDSPIVAFTILLTVIFTVPPIFERLRLPGLVGLLVAGVVLGQNGLKLLNHESETITLLSDIGKIYLMFVAGLEIDLEQFRKTRNRSMGFGILTFLVPLLAGIAVGRLFNFSWNASVLIGSLLASHTLLAYPIVSRLGVVTNEAVTVTIGATIFTDTGALLVLAICVGIHGGEFSALSLATLLGGLAIYSAVVLFGFDWAGKEFFRRSGDEQSNQFLFILLALFLASVGAQVIGIEKIVGAFLAGLAVNDVLGRSPVKEKIEFIGSVLFIPCFFVDMGLLIDIPAFIKTLSSVWLTVVIVVALIGSKFIAAFLAKLLYRYNTAELMTMWSLSLPQVAATLAAALVAYQTVNPAGERLISEGVLNSVIVLMLVTAILGPVITSRFASSLQLSQADFETDSLITWWQGNEGEQVEQKQYPFTVLVPIYNPQTQRYLIEMAALLASHESGRIVPLAITRAHVQMDDPQLVTALDKSRERLNLAKEISQEFEVEVSPAIRIDDDAALGISRTSREQNASLIVMGWSQTKGLRARLFGNVIDSVFWSSHCPVAVTRLLSSPKTIQRILVPVGDLTRQTIGALRFAQILADVNQAEVVLLHVYDRKSPPNRVEKFVSQLSDIAAKSQLQVNTNIQTIKGDDVARVVIREAEAFDLAVLRSVRYRTAGGLAVSEVTTQIIQQLKCSIVLLGEPHS; encoded by the coding sequence ATGGCACTGAACGCACTCACAGATAGTCCTATTGTTGCATTTACAATTCTCCTGACAGTAATCTTTACTGTACCTCCTATATTTGAGCGGCTGCGACTACCGGGATTAGTAGGTTTATTAGTGGCAGGTGTAGTACTAGGACAAAATGGATTAAAGTTGTTAAATCATGAGTCTGAAACTATCACTTTGCTCTCCGACATCGGCAAGATTTATTTGATGTTCGTGGCCGGTTTAGAAATTGACTTAGAACAGTTTCGTAAAACTAGAAATCGCTCGATGGGATTTGGTATACTGACATTTTTAGTACCGTTGCTTGCTGGCATTGCTGTCGGACGTTTATTCAATTTTAGCTGGAATGCCTCTGTATTAATTGGTTCTTTACTGGCCTCTCACACCCTTTTGGCATATCCAATTGTGAGTCGTTTGGGAGTAGTAACAAATGAAGCTGTAACGGTAACGATTGGTGCAACAATTTTTACTGACACAGGCGCTTTGCTAGTATTAGCAATTTGTGTCGGGATTCATGGAGGAGAATTTTCCGCCTTAAGTTTAGCAACTTTGTTAGGTGGATTAGCAATTTACTCTGCTGTTGTTCTGTTTGGTTTTGACTGGGCAGGTAAAGAGTTTTTTCGCCGCTCTGGGGATGAACAAAGCAATCAGTTTCTGTTTATATTACTAGCGTTATTTTTGGCATCTGTCGGAGCGCAGGTAATTGGAATTGAAAAAATTGTTGGTGCTTTTTTAGCAGGTTTAGCAGTCAACGACGTTTTAGGACGTAGCCCAGTCAAAGAAAAAATTGAGTTTATTGGTAGTGTTTTATTTATCCCTTGTTTCTTTGTAGACATGGGATTATTAATTGATATTCCTGCATTTATAAAAACTCTTAGTTCCGTTTGGCTGACTGTGGTAATTGTAGTAGCTTTGATTGGCAGCAAATTTATTGCAGCATTCTTAGCAAAATTGTTATACCGCTATAATACGGCGGAATTGATGACGATGTGGTCATTGTCACTACCACAGGTAGCAGCCACACTCGCAGCAGCCTTAGTTGCATATCAAACAGTAAATCCTGCTGGTGAACGCTTAATAAGTGAAGGTGTTTTAAATAGTGTGATTGTCCTCATGCTGGTGACAGCTATTTTGGGCCCAGTGATAACATCAAGATTTGCTTCTTCACTACAGCTTTCTCAGGCAGATTTTGAAACAGATAGTTTGATAACTTGGTGGCAAGGTAATGAAGGAGAGCAAGTAGAGCAAAAACAATATCCATTTACTGTATTAGTACCAATATATAACCCTCAAACGCAGCGTTATCTAATAGAAATGGCAGCACTACTGGCTAGTCATGAATCTGGAAGAATTGTACCATTAGCTATTACTAGAGCGCATGTGCAGATGGATGATCCGCAATTAGTAACAGCACTCGACAAAAGCCGGGAAAGATTGAATTTAGCTAAAGAAATCAGTCAAGAATTTGAAGTGGAAGTATCACCAGCAATTCGGATTGATGATGATGCAGCTTTGGGAATTAGCCGCACTAGCCGAGAACAAAACGCTAGTTTAATAGTAATGGGTTGGTCACAGACAAAAGGTTTGCGTGCCCGCTTATTTGGTAATGTCATTGATAGCGTGTTCTGGTCTTCTCATTGTCCGGTAGCAGTAACACGGCTGTTAAGCAGTCCTAAGACAATCCAAAGAATTCTTGTACCAGTTGGAGACTTAACCCGCCAAACTATCGGTGCTTTAAGGTTTGCCCAGATTTTGGCCGATGTCAATCAGGCGGAAGTTGTACTATTACACGTATACGATCGCAAATCACCCCCAAATCGAGTAGAAAAATTTGTATCCCAATTGTCTGATATCGCTGCTAAAAGCCAGTTACAGGTGAATACTAATATCCAAACAATCAAGGGTGATGACGTTGCCAGAGTAGTAATTAGGGAAGCTGAGGCGTTTGATTTAGCAGTATTACGTTCCGTCCGTTATCGCACAGCCGGAGGATTAGCCGTCAGCGAAGTGACAACGCAGATAATTCAACAATTGAAGTGTTCAATTGTGTTGTTGGGAGAGCCGCATTCGTAA